One segment of Brassica napus cultivar Da-Ae chromosome C3, Da-Ae, whole genome shotgun sequence DNA contains the following:
- the LOC106438868 gene encoding probable adenylate kinase 7, mitochondrial, with protein sequence MAWLSRVSPLSRLVATRRSFGSSAALAFDYDSDEEYLYGGDRRLAEEPRLGLERSGRERGVQWVVMGAPGAWRHVFAERLSSLLEVAHISMGSLVRQELSPTSSLYKQIASAVNEGKHVPKGLVFALLSKRLEEGYARGESGFILDGIPRTLIQAETLDQIAQIDLVLNLKCSEEHRSALSETPLPPQEFLGSSILHSAVAIKSRRRESLSVYAEEEVKPLEDYYRKQRKLLDFHVGGATSAETWQGLLSALHLKQAKNLATSQKLTL encoded by the exons ATGGCATGGCTGAGCCGCGTTTCGCCGCTTTCAAGGCTCGTTGCGACGCGACGATCTTTCGGATCATCGGCCGCACTTGCGTTTGACTACGACTCCGACGAGGAGTACCTGTACGGTGGCGATCGGCGTTTGGCGGAGGAGCCGAGGCTCGGTTTGGAGAGGTCCGGGAGGGAGAGGGGAGTGCAGTGGGTGGTGATGGGCGCGCCGGGAGCCTGGAGGCACGTCTTCGCAGAGAGGCTCTCAAGCCTTCTTGAAGTTGCTCACATTTCCATGGGATCGCTCGTCCGTCAAGAGCTCAGCCCTACATCTTCTCTCTACAAGCag ATTGCTAGTGCTGTAAATGAAGGAAAGCATGTTCCCAAGGGTCTTGTGTTTGCTTTGCTATCAAAGCGCCTTGAAGAAGGCTATGCACGGGGAGAATCTGGTTTCATTCTTGATGGCATTCCCCGCACTCTTATTCAAGCC GAAACTCTTGATCAAATCGCTCAGATTGACCTCGTCCTGAATCTTAAATGCTCTGAGGAGCACCGATCTGCTCTTAGTGAAACACCTCTACCTCCCCAGGAGTTCCTCGGCTCTTCTATCTTACACTCTGCTGTTGCAATCAAATCCCGGAGGAGGGAGAGCCTGAGTGTCTACGCAGAGGAGGAG GTGAAGCCCCTGGAAGATTACTACAGGAAGCAGAGGAAACTTCTGGACTTTCATGTCGGTGGTGCCACATCAGCAGAAACATGGCAGGGCCTATTGTCAGCCTTGCATCTGAAGCAAGCGAAGAATTTGGCGACTTCACAGAAGCTGACtctgtga
- the LOC106384136 gene encoding ACT domain-containing protein ACR6 has product MDDDEYAKLFRRMNPPRVVIDNNASDDATVIQVDSVNKQGTLLEVVQVLTDMNLVIKKAYISSDGGWFMDVFKVIHQDGNKITDTQLLDFIQMRIERNAGWFIPPLRSSVGVMPSDEYTTIELAGTDRPGLLSEVSAVLTDLHCNVVNAEIWTHNTRAAAVIHATDNTTNSAITDPLRLSTIKHLLCNVVGTNSGSRAAKTVFSSCSDTHRERRLHQIMFDDRDYEGVVKRPRTSRPCVTLTNIDKDYTVVTMRSKDRPKLVFDVVCTLTDMQYVVFHGMVSTEPLEAYQEFYIRHVDGLPINSEAEQERVIQCLEAAIERRTSEGLELELSAEDRVGLLSDITRTFRENSLTIVRAEISTREGKAKDTFYVTDVTGSAVESKIVESIRKEIGVSKLKVKECSVLGTSSRGSQETTMGYLLSNIFKSIRKQTMKEGFRARVRRRL; this is encoded by the exons ATGGATGATGATGAATATGCCAAGCTCTTCCGTAGAATGAATCCCCCCAG AGTTGTAATAGACAACAACGCTAGCGATGATGCCACTGTTATTCAG GTTGATAGTGTGAACAAACAGGGGACCCTCTTGGAAGTTGTCCAAGTCCTCACTGATATGAATCTTGTCATCAAGAAAGCTTACATCTCTTCTGATGGCGGTTGGTTCATGGACGTCTTCAAAGTCATCCACCAAGATGGCAACAAGATCACTGACACTCAACTCCTTGACTTTATCCAAATG AGGATAGAGCGCAACGCTGGCTGGTTTATTCCACCTTTAAGAAGCTCAGTTGGTGTCATGCCCTCTGACGAATACACCACCATTGAGCTCGCTGGAACCGACAGACCCGGTCTCTTGTCTGAAGTATCTGCTGTTCTCACAGACCTTCACTGCAACGTTGTCAACGCTGAGATATGGACTCACAACACCAGAGCTGCTGCAGTTATTCACGCCACCGACAATACTACTAATTCAGCTATTACGGACCCACTCCGCCTTTCCACCATAAAGCATCTGCTCTGCAATGTAGTTGGGACCAACAGCGGCTCCAGGGCTGCAAAAACCGTCTTTTCATCTTGTTCTGATACACACAGGGAGAGGCGCTTGCATCAGATCATGTTTGATGACAGGGATTACGAGGGAGTCGTCAAAAGACCAAGGACATCAAGGCCCTGTGTCACACTAACAAACATTGACAAGGATTATACCGTTGTTACCATGAGGTCCAAAGATAGACCAAAGCTTGTGTTTGACGTAGTCTGTACCTTGACTGATATGCAGTATGTGGTGTTCCATGGCATGGTCAGCACAGAACCACTAGAGGCTtatcag GAGTTTTACATCCGTCATGTAGATGGACTTCCCATAAACTCAGAAGCCGAGCAAGAACGTGTTATCCAATGTCTTGAAGCAGCCATTGAGAGAAGAACCTCCGAG GGTTTAGAGCTGGAATTATCAGCAGAAGACAGAGTTGGTCTCCTCTCAGACATAACTAGAACATTTCGAGAGAACAGCTTAACTATTGTGAGAGCAGAGATTTCAACGCGAGAGGGTAAGGCTAAAGACACGTTCTACGTTACAGACGTTACAGGAAGCGCTGTTGAATCAAAAATCGTGGAGTCAATAAGAAAAGAGATAGGAGTAAGCAAGCTGAAGGTGAAGGAATGCTCTGTTCTTGGTACAAGCAGCAGGGGCTCGCAAGAAACAACAATGGGGTATTTGCTTAGCAACATCTTCAAAT caATTAGAAAGCAGACAATGAAGGAAGGTTTCAGAGCCAGAGTGCGCCGGCGTCTTTGA
- the LOC106388692 gene encoding uncharacterized protein LOC106388692 has protein sequence MQSSNEKAFELFCYLLFVLVGLFGNQVFCIETRVNSNLNLRVTGSAHPSTLPVETTFKFPSPLHVIPPGGGERNFGKGKIDLGGLEVIQISISTSTSQRVWRTFERGPDNMGVSIFQPINLPSGFFTLGFYAQPNNRMLFGWVLVARDLSGNSLRPPLDYIEVGNTTSLAVKQDGPAYFWQPLCPSGYGAVGLFVTTSPLKPPLRQESISCVGSHLTEQRSEADTTWVWRMEGINFYGLRPATRGTEATGVYTGTFSFQQQNFPRPFLSCLRNTKFDLSSMMPSQDQTRVLFRAYSPLIYFHPEEEFLPSSVDWIFSNGALLYQKGNESNPVAVQPNGSNLPQGGSDDDLYWLDYPADKKARERVKRGDLGNIKAYLHIKPMFGGTFTDIVVWIFSPFNGNARLKILFIKSLSLGDIGEHIGDWEHVTLRISNFNGELWRVYFSEHSGGSLVEACDLEFQSGNKPVVYSSLHGHAMFSKPGLVLQGQDGNNGLRNDMARSDKFLDAGADYEVIGGPGITEPPWLNYFRKWGPIVRHDVEKTLDSIAKTLPQLLRKRFRDLVHSIPPEVLQEMGPTGPKVKKSWSADE, from the coding sequence ATGCAATCATCAAATGAAAAAGCCTTTGAACTCTTCTGTTATCTTCTTTTTGTACTAGTAGGGCTATTTGGTAACCAAGTGTTTTGCATCGAAACTCGAGTGAACTCCAATTTGAATCTCAGAGTGACCGGATCTGCGCATCCATCTACGTTACCTGTGGAGACAACATTCAAGTTTCCTTCTCCATTGCATGTTATCCCTCCAGGTGGTGGTGAGAGAAACTTTGGGAAAGGAAAAATAGATCTGGGAGGTCTTGAGGTAATCCAAATCTCCATCTCAACTTCGACGTCGCAGAGAGTATGGAGAACTTTCGAGAGAGGACCTGATAACATGGGAGTCAGCATCTTCCAGCCCATCAATCTTCCTAGTGGTTTCTTCACGCTTGGTTTCTATGCACAACCCAACAACCGTATGCTTTTTGGTTGGGTTCTTGTTGCAAGAGACTTATCCGGGAATAGTTTGAGACCACCCCTTGACTACATCGAAGTCGGGAACACTACCTCCCTCGCCGTTAAGCAAGACGGGCCTGCTTATTTTTGGCAGCCTTTGTGTCCCAGTGGGTATGGAGCAGTTGGCCTATTTGTCACTACGTCTCCTTTGAAGCCCCCTCTAAGACAAGAATCTATAAGCTGTGTTGGATCCCATCTTACGGAACAGAGGAGCGAAGCTGATACAACATGGGTGTGGAGGATGGAAGGGATTAATTTTTATGGTTTGAGACCGGCCACCAGAGGAACAGAAGCGACAGGTGTGTACACAGGGACATTCAGTTTTCAGCAACAAAACTTTCCTCGTCCATTTTTGTCCTGCTTGAGAAATACAAAATTTGACTTGTCTAGCATGATGCCAAGCCAAGACCAGACTAGAGTTTTGTTTCGAGCTTACTCTCCTTTGATATATTTCCATCCCGAAGAAGAGTTTCTTCCTTCCTCTGTCGACTGGATTTTCTCCAACGGTGCCTTGTTATACCAGAAAGGCAACGAATCTAACCCCGTCGCTGTACAACCCAACGGTTCAAACCTTCCGCAAGGCGGCTCGGACGATGACTTATACTGGCTGGACTATCCGGCTGATAAGAAGGCAAGGGAAAGGGTTAAGAGGGGAGACTTAGGAAACATAAAGGCGTATCTACACATCAAGCCAATGTTTGGAGGCACTTTCACTGACATTGTCGTCTGGATATTCTCTCCTTTCAACGGCAATGCCCGACTCAAGATTTTATTCATCAAGAGTTTGTCACTAGGAGACATCGGAGAACATATTGGAGACTGGGAACACGTTACGTTGCGGATCAGCAACTTTAACGGTGAGTTGTGGCGCGTCTACTTCTCAGAGCATAGTGGAGGAAGTCTAGTAGAGGCATGCGATCTAGAGTTCCAAAGTGGAAACAAGCCCGTGGTTTACTCCTCTCTTCACGGCCACGCAATGTTCTCAAAACCAGGACTTGTCTTGCAAGGCCAAGACGGAAACAACGGCTTAAGGAACGACATGGCTAGAAGTGACAAGTTCTTGGATGCAGGTGCTGATTATGAGGTGATCGGAGGACCAGGAATCACGGAGCCACCGTGGCTGAACTATTTTAGGAAATGGGGACCAATCGTTAGACATGACGTTGAAAAGACCCTTGACAGTATCGCCAAGACACTGCCTCAACTTTTGCGTAAAAGATTCCGTGACCTCGTTCACAGTATTCCTCCCGAAGTGCTTCAAGAGATGGGCCCCACTGGTCCCAAAGTCAAAAAGTCTTGGTCTGCtgatgaataa
- the LOC106384135 gene encoding uncharacterized protein At3g27210 — MGSCVSSSHNTIKTSSDSAVKLSALISEPDTTSPVKNDVTNPATINGNSFIDSTPRVSSEEITFFDSRGWLDSDCEDDFMSVDGEFTPSRGTTPVHHKFCDKTPKADEKKHEEPSPTDNKKRLLELFKETQDQDEDEGEDDVAEGKARACLWLRTPGRSSAPATPFNNNNNDTERQQLKRVKSSAQGGCVLRLVSCSSFTERRRKMMNHTPVHVQR; from the exons ATGGGATCCTGTGTCTCCTCTTCTCACAACACCATCAAGACCTCCTCTGATTCAGCAGTAAAGCTTTCGGCCCTAATCTCTGAACCTGACACGACATCCCCCGTCAAGAATGACGTCACCAATCCGGCCACGATCAATGGGAACTCTTTCATAGATTCCACTCCTCGGGTTTCCTCAG AGGAGATCACTTTTTTCGATTCAAGGGGGTGGCTTGATTCTGACTGTGAAGATGATTTCATGAGCGTTGATGGTG AATTTACGCCGTCGCGAGGAACAACACCGGTGCATCACAAATTCTGTGACAAAACTCCTAAAGCAGATGAGAAAAAACACGAAGAGCCGTCTCCAACAGACAACAAGAAGAGACTCCTCGAACTCTTCAAAGAGACGCAGGATCAAGATGAGGACGAAGGAGAGGATGACGTGGCAGAAGGCAAAGCAAGAGCATGTCTCTGGCTAAGAACACCGGGCAGATCTTCTGCACCGGCGACTCCttttaacaataataataatgatacaGAAAGACAACAACTCAAGAGGGTGAAATCGTCGGCTCAAGGCGGCTGCGTTCTGCGTTTGGTTTCTTGTAGCAGCTTCACTGAGCGGCGACGGAAAATGATGAATCATACCCCCGTTCACGTCCAACGCTAA
- the LOC106385606 gene encoding probable calcium-binding protein CML40, with translation MKNSKNVSKREEYQRVFSCFDKSQQGNVSVSTIERCVDAIKSGEKVVPEEETTDTHTHKSLELEEFVKLVEEGDEEDKENDLKQAFKMYEESEGITPKSLKRMLSLLGESKSLEECEVMISQFDINRDGIINFDEFRVMMQ, from the coding sequence ATGAAGAATAGCAAGAACGTTTCAAAACGTGAAGAGTATCAACGGGTATTTAGTTGCTTTGACAAGAGCCAACAAGGGAATGTTTCTGTTTCCACCATCGAACGATGTGTCGATGCTATTAAGTCCGGGGAAAAGGTCGTACCTGAAGAAGAGACAACGGATACACATACTCATAAATCCTTGGAACTCGAGGAGTTTGTGAAGCTGGTGGAAGAAGGAGACGAGGAAGACAAGGAGAATGACTTGAAGCAAGCTTTCAAGATGTATGAAGAGAGTGAAGGCATCACCCCTAAAAGTTTAAAGAGGATGCTTAGTTTGTTGGGGGAGTCCAAAAGCCTTGAAGAATGCGAGGTTATGATTTCGCAATTTGATATTAATAGGGATGGAATTATTAACTTTGATGAGTTTAGGGTTATGATGCAATAA